ATTTATAGCTAATAAACTTTAATAAcaggaaaaaagagaacaaagacATGGCAAAGGAAAGCACATCAGCAAGATGCATAgctcaaaaataataaatctatcTGAGCAGGGGAGTATCCAAGAGAAACAACAAGAGCACAAAAGAGCCACTTATCAGCATTAATACTGACTGTGTGAACTGTGGTGTCACTGATCCTCTCTCTGGTCTCGGCTGGATCTGTTTGTAGTTGGTGAAGTAGTGATGGAACGGAGAAAAGATAGAATagaaaagtttatttttataagcaGTGGTTAGTACAGTTTGAAATGTGtggattaaaatcagaacaaatatTTGACTATTATCCTCATGAACATagatttttgtaaataaactccTAATAAATTCCCAATATAATTCCTGCAACATGTTTCAAAAAAGGTGGCAGTGAAATGTGTAGCATCATGTGCCATTAGGAATTTGGAAAGTTATATATCCTCATCAAAGAAAACCAGGAGCAATACATTATTAAGTATTTTGACTAATATGGGCAATATTTATTGAGCTACACATACAGAATTAGTGTCTCTCAGTATGCTAACGCTATGCCAGACTTCTCTGCATGGAACTGTAGAGATACCTAATGGTGTACTGCACCATCCCATGCCTGTAATCAGGGAAAAAGGTGATCTAGAATCATACCCATTCCCATTTTCTTTTACTCTGGCCacgtttttccatttttaaaaatcgaGTCTTTCTCGTGTCTGTGTATCAGAAAGTTTGTTTAAATCATCATTACACAGGCAGACACGCTTCATGTGCGTATATGTTTCGAGTGTCTCTCTTATGAAAGACATGTACAATTTTGTcatgataacgtgaccaaaaagAACACATTTACATGCTTCTCAtggtttccaccttaaatccggCCATTACATATCCATAACAGgacttacatcacacactgtagctgacaacataatatttttttagCTAGCTCTATCTAAACACACTCGAGTTTTTCTTCACAAAGTAAATGATTCaggaaaaaaaccttgaaaGAATTGGCCCCATAATACTTTTATTAGACAGTCTGGACAGTTTAACAACTTTCTAAACAGAAAGGATCCTAATAAAAGCAGAGACTCAACACAAGCTCCTGAgagagcacacagacacagactcaGGAATAGGGTGCTTGTGAGAagttttcttattattataaatgtattaaatgtatagATTATGTgcataatgtaaaaaaattgtaaaatactTCAATTACAATGTGAACTAACAGAGAGTAACTGCCACTAAGAAACCAGAATGATTTTGTGAAAGAAATAACAAGTAAAATGTCACCAAAAATTAAGCCAACTCTACCATGCGGGTTTGAGCTTAAAGTCAGTCCTATTACATCACTTCCTCTCCTGTTCACAGTGTCAGAACTCGTCTGCTCTGCTGAGCTGCAGGTGACAGTTGGTCTActcaaagagccaatcagaaataaGCAAAGGTTCAGCTGGCTCAGCGTGCTTTGTGGGTGGGCAGAGAGGATATTTGGGTGAGCAATGCCAACCCCCACTCAACCCTCACCAACACCCACTGAGCAGGTGTTCTGACGAGCTGTGCTACCTTGTCGAAATGTGCTGCCATAGCGTACTGTTATATGTACAGTtgcttaaataaaacagtaggtgAGACTCATATAAGCTAAATGTAGTTTATCAGAAATGCTGTATAAGCAGGAGATATGCACAGCATAAATCTCCTAATTAAAAAATGATAAGGCAATTATGGTGATAAGAAatgttttatagttttttttttttattcaatgaGTCGTGTACAAtttgaataatacattttaataaataataacggTAAATTAACATAAAGGAGATTTATCATGTAAAATACCACATTTTTGGGTCTGAGCATGTGCAGAGCTGCAAAGTAGCACATTTcaacaaggtagcacaactcgtcaGAACACTGGCCCTGGTTTTACTGCTGGCTGAGCATTAAACTTGAATCATTCAGATGTCCCACGATGTCAAACCTATTCACCAGGTTTCCTTCCTGTCAAATTATTCTGGGTgcaactatttatttatttagattatGAGTTTATTCTAGAGGGTGTAATAACCTTAAACAGGATTACTCAGTGATCTGTTGTTATACACAACCATGATGTATCAAATTTTTGAAGTGTTTCTTTAACATTGCATTATTTTCTAGAACTGACCCTGTtcctcatttatttaaatgtattgcaGGCATCGGTTTCAGAATGAGATTTCCAGATAAAAGTTTGGAAATGTCGTACTATTTTTGTTGAAATACAGATCAAACTGGATTCAGAAATCTATTCATGGAATGCTTTTGGTAAAATCTCAAAAGCTCCTATGACAATAGAAGAGAGGGAGTACTTACTGAACATTCTTCTCAACAGGTAGGTCACAACGCTGACCAAAAGTCCGAGTCCTGCAGCCAGTAGAATCCAGAGAAACATGGTGTTTCCACTTCTGCAATGAATGAAGACACATGATATGATTAAACTAGCATTGCTTACACATCCTGGGCACATTTAACCTGAAAGAAACacatctttgtttttctttgagtGAATTacatgttttgctttgttttgcttttgctCGAGTCATTTACTCTGTCAGAAGTCACTGCAGAAAAGGAGGCTGTTCTTCAGTTAAAAGCAAACGAAGGGAAGGTGTGAAATTCAGCTGTTTTTAAAGGTAAATGTCACATAAAGAAGGTCATTACTTACAGTGTAGTCCCTGATTTTCTTGTCGTATCTGTAGAACATGTAAGACCAATTACATAAATGAATTACAgtattttaatgattttgcAACACACAAAATAGACACTTGGCTTTAGAATTCAAGAACATTTACAGTAGGACGGTCAGCAGATATGGGCAGTGTTTCTGATAGatgtgatcttacttgtaggtctttcagtgacagtgaggtgaacagtaactcccacttctcctgcactgaaccagtaccagccagcatcactcttcttcagtccactcatttccacactgaccgctcctctcccatcatcactgatctgcactgctgaattctgggatgttaagcagctccagtctctgaatctgcaccactgcttctgtttattcttataatcagttctgtagagacactggacactgataCTGCCCTcttcctgaccactcactctgctgtttatcacagacacagcaggatctgaataaagaggcagagaatgagtgctgtaaacacgtcctccatcaaacaagctttaagttacagtgaacaggttctacttcacacagagagacttcttacctgcactgaccgtcAGGTACAAATAATCACTCTCATCTGGtgtccatttatctccaatTTCCACAGCGCACCAATAATCTCCAGAGTCAGACTCTTGGAGACTGTTGAGTTCCACAAGAAACATATTCTGGGTTGGATAATCAGTGACTAATgttcttcctcttgtgtttgtacgggctactattccacaggagctccagtacttccccttacaccagtatttagggtttgatttgtattttccattataaaaacatggaatggtgagagatcctccactttttacagctaGATCTttcagtgtcttcacactctcagactctacagagaagaagtcaaatggtacaacagtgttactccaactcaggaactgcttcagaactatatcagaggaataaactggtcataactgagcaaacacatttcaccctcgtcctaaatgttattattcagtatccactctgcaccctggagcaggtgagttaatcaaagtatatttaaagcagtgagagagtgaagaacacacctccagtgcacaggaatgatgcagcattgatcttacctgagatgtagaggaagaacacagagagaattaaagaaatCATGAGGGAGTAAATgtgcatctttctgtaagagtctccagagacaaatactcttcctgcctctgagtgaagtacatttgactgaagtgttcttcctgtttctgaccctctcttgctctgcattggttctgattggttcgaaaaaaaaaatattgatttattattatgtgaattaaaaaagggaataaatcaaatataattCAGGTTTAAACTGGTTTAAAGTGTTAACCTAGTTCTgatctaaatattttatttaacaaaaatcgAAATAAATGACTGTGAGAGTTCATTAttcttatttctgtttttctcaaaTCCTTCACTTACCGGAGCAGGAATAAAGGGAGAAGGTTAATCCTGATTTGTGGAACAGGCCGTGTCCAGAAACCttaatttttgctgttttcataCGGACCCTCCCCTGTTCCTAAGTACGGAGTCTGAATACTGGAGGAGCTTCCAGTGAAGGACACATCAGTGTACACTGCCCAAAAAAGTTACACATTTCAGTTTTACCTAACCGTGTTCACAACAGAGAGGGTGGTCAACCACGAGCACATGGCTCAACCAAGCTTTATgttctggtttgtgtgtgtgtgtgtgtgtgtgtgtgtgtgtgttattacagtCATTGCTGGATCACAGTGCTGCAGTttgtctcttttctcttttccagtCAAACGCCCTTGAGTGCCCTCTATCGGCCGTTAGTGCAGCCTTCACTGAGAGCGACAATGACCCAGGATCAGCACAGATCTATTACACAAAACCCTTTAAGAAGGAAAGGaccagtcatttttgtttacaatCTTTTGACATTGCGAAGGGAGAggtattaacatgtaaatactTTGTTTGTCCTTTTCTATATAGGTTTTATGGTGTTGATGTTATCAAAGTGTAGACTTTAAGAAGAATTTCAAGAAGAAATTTCAACAATTCTCTGGGAGAGTAAGAAATAAGGGGAAGGACACGGGGACTAGCAAACATTTCTGGACACAGTCAGTGTTCTATGACTTAAAACAACCTGAATCTTTTTGTACTTCAGTGTTTTATAGTCTGCTGCTGCCCCCTGTCGGTGAGTTGGAACCGTTACAGCCGCAAAGTAATCTGGAGTTGAAAAAAGTACAACCCTGCACTGATCCACAGTCAGAAGCAGCAAGTGCTGAAATCAGGAAGAGCTCTGAAATAGAGCTGCTTCAATCAGAATATGATATTTCACTCATTGAGAAAATATTTATCTCTGGAGACACTAACAGGCAGATGCACATTTACTCCCTCATGatttctttaattctctctgtgttcttcctctacatctcaggtaagatcaatgctgcatcattcctgtgcactggaggtgtgttcttcactctctcactgctttaaatacactttgattaactcacctgctccagggtgcagagtggatactgaataataacatttaggacgagggtgaaatgtgtttgctcagttatgaccagtttattcctctgatatagttctgaagcagttcctgagtcggagtaacactgttgtaccatttgacttcttctctgtagagtctgagagtgtgaagacactgaaaatttagctgtaaaaagtggagTATCTAacattccatgtttttatggtgaacaatacaaatcaaaccctaaatactggtgtaaggggaagtactggagctcctgtggaatagtagcccgtacaaacacaagtggaagaACATCCGTCATTGATTATGCGACCCACAATTTGTTTACTGTGGAAATCAACAGTCTCTAGGAGTCTGGCTATCTCTGTAGAACCCGTTCACTGTAACGtaaagcttgtttgatggaggatgtgtttacagcactcattctctgcttctttattcagatcctgctgtgtctgtgataaacagcagagtgagtggtcaggaagggggcagtgttagtgtccagtgtctctacagaactgattataagaataaaGAGAAGCCgtggtgcagatttagagactggagctgcttaacatcccagaattcagcagtgcagatcagtgatgatgggagagaagcggtcagtgtggagatgagtggactgaagaagagtgatgctggctggtactggttcagtgcaggagaagtgggagttcgtgttcacctcactgtcactgaaagacctacaagtaagatcacatCTGTCAGAAACACTGCTCATATCTGCTGACCGTCCTGCTGTAAGAGTATTGCATTAACATCTTTTCTCTGATTTTCCTCTGTCAGCAACAACTCTGAATTACAGACAGAAAACTGAAGACACTGTAATAACTCAATGTAAATTTACAGATATTCCTGAAAATTTCAGTAAATAGTGGAAGATAAAGTTAAGGGCATCATGTGatgaaacacagctccagggccctttGATAATGGGCTGATGGTGTGGATCAGATTTGTTTAGGGAACAGTAGAAGTGGTTATGTCTGTGCTCCTGTAAAATTGTTCTGGACACCACTGACACTATTAGAAATCATGTAGATTTTAGTGCTTTGAGAGCGCTATAAACTTGTGTTTATACTCAGTAGCAGTGGAGCTTTATTTCATCAAGGGGTGATTAAATGTAGGCAGCAAGTGAAGTCTGGTAATATCTGATGTTTACATTTGTATGCAAAATTAatagttattttttttccaagtcAAATACACACCctctacagaaaacacacttttacatatttacacacttaATAAAGAATTACAGTTTATTTCCTGAAATAAAAACCTACAAAACACTATGTGGGCTGTGTGTTAAACTCAACATAGCAGTTAAAAATGTCTGGTCTacagaatatatttataatattttcttaataagtttaaaatcaggtttttatcaagaaatgagaaatgcttagaattgaaacattttaaaaatactgttgCAGCATAGAGTCCATCTACAGAAACCCAAGGCTATAAAGTGGTCAGAGGAAGAATAGAAGATGGGCTCTGAGGGTGACTCAGGGTTCTATTAGACATATGATGAAC
This window of the Hoplias malabaricus isolate fHopMal1 chromosome Y, fHopMal1.hap1, whole genome shotgun sequence genome carries:
- the LOC136677816 gene encoding polymeric immunoglobulin receptor-like, yielding MKTAKIKVSGHGLFHKSGLTFSLYSCSEPMQSKRGSETGRTLQSNVLHSEAGRVFVSGDSYRKMHIYSLMISLILSVFFLYISESESVKTLKDLAVKSGGSLTIPCFYNGKYKSNPKYWCKGKYWSSCGIVARTNTRGRTLVTDYPTQNMFLVELNSLQESDSGDYWCAVEIGDKWTPDESDYLYLTVSADPAVSVINSRVSGQEEGSISVQCLYRTDYKNKQKQWCRFRDWSCLTSQNSAVQISDDGRGAVSVEMSGLKKSDAGWYWFSAGEVGVTVHLTVTERPTNTTRKSGTTLSGNTMFLWILLAAGLGLLVSVVTYLLRRMFNPAETRERISDTTVHTQSQDSKTYTKVKPNKRKPSSAAAQETDFIYVNVASASKNTTLPGTMQ